A segment of the Helicobacter sp. 'house sparrow 1' genome:
AAAGAATGAGTAAAGCTACAGAGAATAATAAGATCATTATTTCCATTTAAGAACCTTTCTAATTTATAGAGATGTTTGGTTAATCCTTTGTTTGCCCCTTTAATTTTATATCGAGTTTTTTATTATAACCAAACCTTATATTGAGTTTATAATCATAGTTCTTAACTATTTAAGATAGTTGTTTGTAGCAGTATAAACCAAATATTTTTTGAGATTCCTCAATTTACCCCTCAAATGATTATAAATAAAAAAGAACTGCAGATTGATCAAACTTTTTTTGATACTGATAGGGAATAAAGAACAAGGTTTATAATGGGAATAAGTTGCCATCAACCATTCATTCTTGTATTGCAGTTTTCCTGCGATCATTGATGAATGAAATTAAAAATAGTATAAATAATAGTGTTGGTGGTGTCATCTATGATGGTTTTTAAGACATTAAATAAAAAATAATTATAAAATTTATTAATACTGCCACCAAAAACTCTTTCTACTTGTTATGTTATGAAAATTGAAGGTATTCCACATTCTATGTTGTGATGCAAACATATTATTCTCCTAATTTGCAAGATTTTAACCTGGATTTTACCCCCATCCCCACTTAAAATTGACTTAATATAGCAAGGCTTTTTTGTTAGAATTTCAAACAAAATTTTTAAAGAGATAAGAATGGAAAATATTTATAACTATACTTTAGAAGAATTAGAAAGCATGATCAAACCAAGCTTCAGAGCCAAGCAGATTTATCATTGGATTTATATTAAATATGTACAAGATTTTGATTTGATGCATAATTTACCCAAGCAACTAAAAACGGATTTAAAACAAGAATATAAAATCAAACATTTAGAACCTATAAAAGTAGAAATCAGTCAAGATGGCACAAAAAAATATCTTTTTAAAACATTAGATGGACATACTTTTGAGAGCGTGTTTATTAAGATGCGTGATAAAAAGTTAGATAGCCAAGGCAATATTATAGAGGGAGAAAAATATACTTTTTGTCTTTCAAGTCAGATTGGCTGCAAGGTTGGATGTGCATTTTGTTTTACTGCTAAGGGTGGTTTTATAAGAGATTTAAGTGCGGGTGAAATTGTGGAGCAGGTTGTTTGGTTAAAAAAAGATAATAATCTTTTGCCAGAAAAAAGAGTAAATATTGTTTATATGGGAATGGGAGAGCCTTTAAATAATTTAGATAATGTTTCAAAAGCAATCAGAATTCTAAGTGAATTAAATGGACTTTCAATTTCTGCTAGGAGACAAACAATTTCTACAAGTGGAATTGCTCCAAAAATTAAAAAATTAGGAGAAATGAATCTTGGAGTGCAATTAGCTATATCTCTTCATGCAGTCGATAATGCGCTAAGGACAAGGTTGATTCCAATGAATAAAGCTTATAATATTCAAAGCATTATAGAGGCAGTAAAAAACTTCCCTGTAGATACAAGAAAAAGAGTAATGTTTGAATATCTTGTCATAAAAGATGTGAATGATGATTTGCAAAGTGCTAAAGTTTTACTAAAATTACTTGATGGAATTAAGGCAAAAGTAAATCTAATATTGTTTAATCCACATGAAGGAAGTGAATTTAAAAGGCCGGATATGGAGCAAGTAAAAAAGTTTGCAGACTTTTTAATCCAAAGAGGATTACTTGCGACAATCAGAGAATCCAAAGGTATTGATATATCTGCAGCCTGCGGCCAACTAAGAGAAAAAACTTTGCAAAATGTTCCACGTGAAACAAAGGAATAGAATGGAATTGATAGACTTTTTGTTATTAATTTTTATCATTTTGGTATTTATTATAGGGATTGGTTATTACCTATTTATTGTATTTAAAACAAGGAGATAAAAGTGCTTGTCCATATTTGTTGTAGTGTAGATAGTCATTATTTTTTAAAAAAAGTAAAAGAACAGTATCCAGATGAAAAATTGGTAGGATTTTTTTATAATCCAAATATTCATCCAAAAGAAGAATATGACTTAAGATTGTCAGATGTAAAAAGAAGTTGCGATTTGCTTGGGGTTGAGCTTTTGGTTGGAGAATATGATATAAAAAATTGGTTTGATGGCGTTGTAGGATTGGAGAGTGAGCCAGAAAAAGGTAAAAGATGCAACCAATGCTTTGATATTAGATTGGTAAGAAGTGCCATAGAGGCTAAGAAACATAATGAGACAAGTTTTACTACTACATTGTTATCTAGTCCAATGAAAGAACAAAATATTTTATTTGATCAAGGTGAGAAAATTGGCAGGGATTATGGATTGGAGTTTATAAAAATTGATACAAGATCTAGTGGAGGAACACAAGAGCAAACACAGCTTGCAAAGAAGGATAATTTATATAGACAAAACTATTGTGGATGTATCTTTGCCTTAGCACAACAACGAGATAAACAAGGAAAAAAATCTTTAGAGATGATGAGTGATATTTATGGTAATAATCAGACAGGAAGCATCTCTAAAAGACAAGAAGAATTTGCAAAAAGGGATTATTTTGAGAAAGAAAATATTCCCTATGTCTTAGTACAAAGAAAAACTTTAGTTTATAGAAATTTATCTTGCCTATTACAAAATCAAAATGGAGTGATACCTAGTTATGCATTGATTAACTCCCAAAGCAAGAAAAAAATAAAAATTGGTGAAATTTTGTGGATAAAGCCAAAGCTAGAGCTTGAGGATTCTATTTATCAGGATTATTTGAAAAGTGATATCAAGATAGGTTTCTCAAAAAAGGAGGATAGTATTTTTGTCCCTCTTGATTGGATTAATCTCATACTTAAGAAAAATTTTTCGACTTTATTGGATTTAAAACAAAATGCTTTAAGTCTAGAGGATGAGTTTTATTTGCGTAAGATTTTGTGTGGTAGCCAGAGCATCAATCCCATTTTTCTTGTAAATAGTATTTTTGAGGCACCTGTTACCCTGGAGTTACAAAGTTTATTTCAAGAGGAAAGTGTTTTTAGCGTTGTGGAGTTTCTATAACAAACATTAAGTTTATTTTGATAGAATCTAGAGTTTTTTAGGCTTCAAATGGGGCCTGTAGATAATTCAAGCTTTAGTTGAGGTGTTGTCTATGCTAATGGATGTAAACAAAATAAAGAAGATTTTGCCACATCGATATCCTTTTTTACTAGTGGATAGGGTTGTGGAATTGAATGTAGGAAAAGATATCTGTGCCTATAAAAATGTAACAACAAATGAGGAAATTTTTCAAGGACATTTTCCAGGTCAGCCTATTTATCCTGGTGTGATGATTATTGAGGGAATGGCTCAAGCAGGTGGAGTTTTAGCTTTTGTGAGTGCTTGGGGCGAAGATGTAGAGAAAGCAAAAGATAAAATTGTTTATTTTATGACCATTGATCGTGTAAAGTTTAGGATACCTGTTGTTCCTGGGGATAGGTTAGAATATCGTTTAAGTGTAATTAAGAATAAAGGTGCAGTGTGGCAACTAGATGCAAAGGCCTATGTGGATGGAAATC
Coding sequences within it:
- the fabZ gene encoding 3-hydroxyacyl-ACP dehydratase FabZ; this translates as MLMDVNKIKKILPHRYPFLLVDRVVELNVGKDICAYKNVTTNEEIFQGHFPGQPIYPGVMIIEGMAQAGGVLAFVSAWGEDVEKAKDKIVYFMTIDRVKFRIPVVPGDRLEYRLSVIKNKGAVWQLDAKAYVDGNLVAEAELKAMIADRKE
- a CDS encoding epoxyqueuosine reductase QueH, with protein sequence MLVHICCSVDSHYFLKKVKEQYPDEKLVGFFYNPNIHPKEEYDLRLSDVKRSCDLLGVELLVGEYDIKNWFDGVVGLESEPEKGKRCNQCFDIRLVRSAIEAKKHNETSFTTTLLSSPMKEQNILFDQGEKIGRDYGLEFIKIDTRSSGGTQEQTQLAKKDNLYRQNYCGCIFALAQQRDKQGKKSLEMMSDIYGNNQTGSISKRQEEFAKRDYFEKENIPYVLVQRKTLVYRNLSCLLQNQNGVIPSYALINSQSKKKIKIGEILWIKPKLELEDSIYQDYLKSDIKIGFSKKEDSIFVPLDWINLILKKNFSTLLDLKQNALSLEDEFYLRKILCGSQSINPIFLVNSIFEAPVTLELQSLFQEESVFSVVEFL
- the rlmN gene encoding 23S rRNA (adenine(2503)-C(2))-methyltransferase RlmN; amino-acid sequence: MENIYNYTLEELESMIKPSFRAKQIYHWIYIKYVQDFDLMHNLPKQLKTDLKQEYKIKHLEPIKVEISQDGTKKYLFKTLDGHTFESVFIKMRDKKLDSQGNIIEGEKYTFCLSSQIGCKVGCAFCFTAKGGFIRDLSAGEIVEQVVWLKKDNNLLPEKRVNIVYMGMGEPLNNLDNVSKAIRILSELNGLSISARRQTISTSGIAPKIKKLGEMNLGVQLAISLHAVDNALRTRLIPMNKAYNIQSIIEAVKNFPVDTRKRVMFEYLVIKDVNDDLQSAKVLLKLLDGIKAKVNLILFNPHEGSEFKRPDMEQVKKFADFLIQRGLLATIRESKGIDISAACGQLREKTLQNVPRETKE